The nucleotide window ATAAGAAACAAATTACATATCAGACcaaattgtttttcttttctttctaatttGAGTAATTTCTCTGAAATTCTATAATTAGAGGCTAAATTTGACTTAAATTCACTATATCAGACCAAAttgtatttcttttctttctaatttcGCCGAAATTCTATAATTAGAAGTTAAATTTGACTTAAATTCACTGTATAAAGCAGATAATCACaattgagaaagaagaagagacaaGCAACGAACCCTGGTAGAGACACCGGCGAAGCATCTGCTCCAGAATCGCCAGGCACGTCGTGTCGTCGTCGACCACCAGAACCCTCAACCCCGCCGGAAACTGATCGTGAACCGCCATTACATTAGCAGAAGCAGACGAAGCCCCGCCACCACCTTTACACGAGCCGAAGCTACTCGCGGTGGTGGTGCTCAAGCACGACTGCACCACGCTCTGCAACGCCGCCATAGCCGCAGCCGCAAAACCCTAAACTCTACACAGAATCAAAAGTCACTAGTGGACTGAAACTGTGAAATTCACCATCAATTTGTGGCCAATTGGAGAGAGAGGTGGAGAAGGACGCTTAGAAATCTTAGAattgggaattagggtttggaatTGGGAATTAGGGCTTAATAATCGGAGCAATTGGGGGTTtgaaattttgagaatttaCGGGTTTTACTTGAGAATGAGCAGAGAGTGAGaggggtttatatatatatatatactattattaagagagatatatatattggGGGTGAATGCAGATAATGAGAGgcgaagacaaaaatggaatgTTCttaattctatttttatttttggttatttCGGGCGTACGTTGACCTGgatatgttttttattttggtaaatcaattttgaaagaaataaataaaaaattagcaTAAAAAAGTCATTTACGATTTGAGTTGAGTTTGTAGGATGTAAGTTCATACAATAATATAGAGTAACATTGCAGGTCTGTGAAGCTGAAAAAGTAATAATTTCTTAATATAAAGTTTTATTCTCGAAGTTTAAAGCTTTAGACGGCTTGCATAACAGTATAACGTTGActcaaatatttattttattttgataaaaaaattaaaaaaataactttaaaaaattatgaatttttaattTATGATTTGAGTTTCTAAGATGTAAATTCTTATCAAACATTCCGTACAATAATATAGAATAACATTAAAGGTACGTGAAGGGTATTCTCACATTTTCTTAATGTGAAGCTAATTCTCGAAGGTCAAGACTTGAGGCAGCTTGCATAACCTGATAACCGTTCATTGTATGGTTTATATAAATCTAATGTAAGTAATCTTGCAAATTTGGGATAGAATTTAGAGCGATCAATTgacatggattttttttttttttggtaaatcgATTATGTaagaaagaaatacaaaattagCATAAAAAAACTATTTGTTATAAATTTACTATATGAGTTTGTATGATGCAATTTTTGTCTGACATTCCGTACAATTATAGAGTAACATTGGAGATGTACTTTCTCACATTTCCTTAATACGAAACTAACTCCTGAAATTCAAGGACTGAggttaaatatatgtaaaataaaatcaaatttaaGTAATCCTCCGAATTTAGGTTAGAATCTAGAATGATTAACGCATTGAAAGCTAATTACTATAGTTAGCTACATAAATTTGGcaaaacaaaccaaaataaGGAAATAAACTTCCAGAAAAGGGCAAAATGCATGAAGATCACAACAAAATCTCAGAACAATTGGCAATTACTATGGTATTTTATTATTTACCATACATGGTAGCCTTGCACAATAAGGAAAAAAATGGTGGCATTTTCCTGTAAAAGATGTACAAATCTCATACTATTGCACCCACCTTATCTCAAAGAGTCAGAATCTAAACCTAATATCCTCTTATGATGTTTATGCTTGTCATGAAATTCAAGTCCTTTGGATTAAATCATATTAAAATGGGCCTTGCTATTAACACCGAAGAATCTGCTCATCCCACGCTGATGTGTAAATGACGATTTAACCCTTGTATTTATATCATCCCATGCTTGTCATGTTTCCATTCAATTGTCCCACACCTTATCTTTAAGCATCAAAACGCTGCAATTTTCTGAGACCCTAGCCTCTTGTGTATAGTACAGTCCAATTTCCTTGCAATGTTGAAGCACTTCCAATTGGGAAATTGGACTATGCTGGTCTCTCCCCCAGCTACATTACCATGTTTTCCTAAGGTTACCTCCTTTGAATCTGAAAACAGATGTTCCAGAACATGCTTTACCTTCAAAGCAGCTTTGAACAATGTCTTCAACCCACGAGTCTACTCGAGCATTCGTTGTGCTGCAAGACGAAGGGTGAGATatgatgacgatgatgatgGGGATGGAGATGAAGAGAATGAGGAGAATAACAAGGAGATAGCATTGTTGGAGCTGTATAGTCAGAGTGTGAGAGGAGAAGCACTTATTGTTCACGCAATGGTGGATGACCAGCCAGTGGAAGTGCTTGTCTTCAAGGTGTGCTTATTGCCAACTTCTTATCTTCTAGTGAAGTACTTTTAGCCCTAACTAGTATCGAGGAATGACATTTTAGAAAGTTGGTTTTCGGGTTTTTCATTAGTTGTATATAATATGCATATATTTCAGGGGTTCTCTTCATGCTTGAGTTACAAGACTTCACCAGACCCATCAAAAAGCATACTTCCAGCAAGAGCAGTGATAGAGAGTATAGACAGGGTGAGAGGACCTTTTGACCCTTCAAACATAGAGTACTTGCAGAAAGACCTAAGCTGGAAAGTGTTCAAGAGCAATCTACCACCCAACTTCCAAATGTATATATAGTTAGACCACCCAACTTCCAAATGTATATATAGTTAGAGTGACATATACAAGAGCTTTTAGTCTTATATATTAGTCTCATATACCCATTTAGAAATATGCAGGTGCAAGACTTGTAGATGGTGAATCTCATTGGGTTGATTGGTCATTGTGATTTGTCATGAAAATGAAGATGAAATACTGATTTTGTCTATTAATTAGACTAGTCATCATAAAATTTGTGGCCACTTTGTTTTGGACATCTAGATCTTTCAACCTCACCTTGATCTGTGGTTCATGATGAATATCTATACCAGATTCTTGTAGAGAGAATTAATACGAGAGAGTTTTGCTTTAATCGGATATATACTCTCGAAGCATTTAAGTCACACTTAAGTCGATAATATATATGCATTGGTCCCGAACTCCCGATTAATTATAGTACATATCAGAACTTACATAAATAAACGAGTATTGAATAAAATGTTGGAGTATTTCACCCAACCTTGAAGGATAGAACAAAGTGACAACGGTAACAACAATACAGAAATGTTGGTTTGACTACAGCTCTACTACTATAAAGCCAGGCCCTCTTTTAGTGTCAAAGGTT belongs to Rosa chinensis cultivar Old Blush chromosome 4, RchiOBHm-V2, whole genome shotgun sequence and includes:
- the LOC112200725 gene encoding uncharacterized protein LOC112200725 yields the protein MLKHFQLGNWTMLVSPPATLPCFPKVTSFESENRCSRTCFTFKAALNNVFNPRVYSSIRCAARRRVRYDDDDDGDGDEENEENNKEIALLELYSQSVRGEALIVHAMVDDQPVEVLVFKGFSSCLSYKTSPDPSKSILPARAVIESIDRVRGPFDPSNIEYLQKDLSWKVFKSNLPPNFQMYI